The following coding sequences lie in one Paracidovorax avenae genomic window:
- a CDS encoding type III secretion protein, giving the protein MNALQLPVSPAPAIESGAAQPSNLSALAEKFARLMEGKPQAPLAEMAPDSTLGNALMHQDESMRKALQDMHALAHAQKDNSMNDIDMTSRQIELMYRVSGMQFQFHAMVYLAQSGKSGLQTLMRNQ; this is encoded by the coding sequence ATGAACGCCCTCCAGCTGCCCGTATCCCCCGCGCCGGCCATCGAATCCGGCGCCGCCCAGCCCAGCAACCTGAGCGCGCTGGCGGAGAAGTTCGCACGCCTGATGGAAGGCAAGCCCCAGGCCCCCCTGGCCGAGATGGCCCCCGACTCCACCCTGGGCAACGCGCTCATGCACCAGGATGAATCCATGCGCAAGGCGCTGCAGGACATGCACGCGCTGGCCCACGCGCAGAAGGACAACTCCATGAACGACATCGACATGACGTCCCGCCAGATCGAGCTGATGTACCGGGTGTCCGGCATGCAGTTCCAGTTCCATGCCATGGTCTATCTGGCCCAGAGCGGCAAGAGCGGCCTGCAGACGCTGATGCGCAACCAGTGA
- a CDS encoding type III secretion protein HrpB4, which yields MSRARDLARLACELQARIDALPDHVDPSWLRPTDAGDAAAARSDALPPQVQGALSKDWFVRRCGPLPSLERLEDGGARLALLDRTSLLARLCALALLGRPGVLRCCVQRSARTALQEALGPAFAPLRARDGGAAVSPEVAGWPPLAWSWVGYRELVRAGAWPDRALRRMVRLALPASRSGAPRPHLVPRASAAPRERLQALETLFPEGRAC from the coding sequence ATGAGCCGCGCCCGCGACCTCGCCCGGCTGGCCTGCGAACTGCAGGCCCGCATCGATGCGCTGCCCGACCACGTCGATCCCAGCTGGCTGCGGCCCACGGACGCCGGGGACGCCGCCGCGGCACGCAGCGATGCGCTGCCCCCTCAGGTGCAGGGCGCCCTTTCCAAGGACTGGTTCGTCCGCCGCTGCGGCCCCCTGCCATCGCTGGAGCGGCTGGAGGACGGCGGCGCACGCCTCGCGCTGCTGGACCGGACATCGCTGCTGGCGCGCCTGTGCGCGCTGGCGCTGCTGGGCCGGCCCGGCGTGCTGCGCTGCTGCGTGCAGCGCAGCGCGCGCACGGCGCTGCAGGAGGCTCTGGGCCCCGCCTTCGCTCCGCTGCGCGCGCGCGACGGCGGCGCTGCCGTGTCCCCCGAAGTGGCCGGCTGGCCACCGCTCGCATGGTCCTGGGTGGGCTACCGCGAACTGGTGCGCGCCGGCGCCTGGCCGGACCGCGCGCTGCGGCGCATGGTGCGGCTGGCCCTGCCGGCATCGCGCTCCGGCGCCCCCCGCCCCCACCTGGTGCCCCGCGCATCGGCCGCGCCGCGGGAGCGCCTGCAGGCGCTCGAAACCCTGTTCCCGGAGGGCCGCGCATGCTGA
- the sctJ gene encoding type III secretion system inner membrane ring lipoprotein SctJ — MTHDTPCPAPGLPPLRRWLAPLVLLLALVGCKDDLYTRQTEADANDMVAALLESGIDAGKATSDAGKTWNVQVEKSDVVRSLAVLRSYGLPRERHATLGEMFKKEGLISTPTEERVRFIYGVAQQLEATLSQIDGVVTARVQIVLPNNDPLASTVKPASAAVFIKYRESANIAGLTAGIKNMVARSVEGLTYENVTVTLVPGMPIGPAPEKEASRAGLWAALAAALLLVLGGAAGWIAWKRPAWLPAGLRRKPEAATGELAADASAPSAAAPLPSAPAMAKGLAG, encoded by the coding sequence ATGACGCATGACACGCCTTGTCCGGCCCCGGGCCTCCCGCCGCTGCGCCGGTGGCTCGCTCCCCTCGTCCTGCTGCTGGCACTGGTCGGCTGCAAGGACGACCTCTACACCAGGCAGACCGAGGCAGACGCCAACGACATGGTGGCGGCACTGCTCGAAAGCGGCATCGACGCAGGCAAGGCGACCTCCGACGCCGGCAAGACCTGGAACGTGCAGGTGGAAAAGAGCGACGTGGTGCGCTCGCTCGCCGTGCTTCGCTCCTACGGACTGCCGCGCGAGCGCCATGCCACCCTGGGCGAGATGTTCAAGAAGGAAGGCCTGATCTCCACCCCGACGGAGGAGCGGGTGCGCTTCATCTATGGCGTCGCCCAGCAGCTGGAGGCCACGCTGTCGCAGATCGACGGCGTGGTCACCGCGCGGGTGCAGATCGTGCTGCCCAACAACGACCCGCTCGCCTCCACCGTCAAGCCCGCGAGCGCCGCGGTGTTCATCAAGTACCGCGAGAGCGCGAACATCGCGGGGCTGACGGCGGGCATCAAGAACATGGTGGCGCGCAGCGTCGAAGGCCTGACGTACGAGAACGTCACGGTCACGCTCGTGCCGGGCATGCCCATCGGCCCCGCGCCGGAGAAGGAGGCCTCGCGCGCCGGCCTCTGGGCCGCGCTGGCCGCCGCCCTGCTGCTGGTGCTGGGCGGCGCAGCAGGATGGATCGCCTGGAAGCGGCCGGCCTGGCTGCCCGCCGGCCTGCGCCGCAAGCCGGAAGCCGCCACCGGCGAACTCGCAGCGGACGCATCCGCTCCATCCGCGGCGGCGCCCCTGCCGTCGGCCCCTGCCATGGCCAAGGGACTTGCGGGATGA
- a CDS encoding HrpB1 family type III secretion system apparatus protein: MTPKISRREVVAGLINLATKAVEFELTDDAAEILQGARILRPRMVELDLLEGWICIQRGQVDECIRLMRNVEGSPTHWGMAKALMARCQRFMKDPAWRANADEVLAGCTDPTALYLVQQLFAQTGDADGHTAGQDTAPQESGETPDPQAAFRPRKFAPVDPLTNPFVFQLRA; encoded by the coding sequence ATGACCCCCAAAATCTCTCGACGAGAAGTGGTCGCCGGCCTGATCAATCTGGCGACGAAAGCCGTCGAATTCGAACTCACCGACGACGCCGCCGAGATCCTCCAGGGCGCGCGCATCCTGCGCCCGCGCATGGTCGAACTGGACCTGCTCGAAGGCTGGATCTGCATCCAGCGCGGCCAGGTGGATGAGTGCATCCGCCTCATGCGCAACGTGGAAGGCAGCCCCACCCACTGGGGCATGGCCAAGGCGCTGATGGCGCGCTGCCAGCGCTTCATGAAAGACCCCGCCTGGCGCGCCAATGCCGACGAGGTGCTGGCAGGCTGCACGGACCCCACCGCCCTGTACCTGGTGCAGCAATTGTTCGCACAGACCGGCGATGCCGATGGCCACACTGCCGGCCAGGACACCGCCCCACAGGAGTCCGGTGAGACGCCGGATCCGCAGGCCGCATTCCGCCCGCGCAAGTTCGCGCCCGTGGATCCGCTCACCAACCCCTTCGTATTCCAGCTGCGCGCCTGA
- the sctC gene encoding type III secretion system outer membrane ring subunit SctC — protein MPKISAPRPRHAATGMTGSVLAGAVLALGMAGLPAAQASSLRLSASLSSLPTAGAGAALAVPAAELATAGTDAAPSSTAAAPAPAQRSNTLQKAPPRKHTPYHALAAATFSAGAVGAAAASAPAPAATAPVAIPTIPAARALETLTPASRASDVLNRGRFVYRAENKRLTDVLQDFAASQGIPAVVADGLDGIVNANFDAKPREFLDSVARAYNMLWYHDGSALYFYPGKSIQSRMFRIKGFSRDQLTAMLQSLDVGDKRYPIRFDAASSTIYVSGPPRHVELVSSALEALDAGVTASAERTVRVFSLQFASASDRSMGDSVVPGVATTLRKLYSKDDGEGLASSKVTSAEVIEKIQQQTRRKMSAYVPVPAANQFLPPLPRANPSEGMRPPEPVSLPTATAADKAEEAPPRFEADEGTNSVVVYGRADRMDEYESLIRRLDQKPQLVELEATIIEVNSDSVDALGVNWSLRAGTSSIATNLPGPSTPAALSTIVLDAGRHLLANVNALEAQGKARILSKPSVLGVANRAAVMREKRVATVRVAGNLEANLFQIEAGTLLQMTPQVTAVEGKNNIKLSLYIEDGAFETNVVDQIPLVKKTEIRTEAHVREGESLLIGGITVESENTQDNAVPGLSKLPVVGGVFRNTERLTRRTERLFLITPRVLAQDAPTTVSSISPEVRKP, from the coding sequence ATGCCCAAAATTTCCGCCCCCCGACCACGGCATGCAGCCACCGGCATGACCGGCAGCGTGCTGGCCGGCGCGGTGCTCGCGCTGGGCATGGCCGGCCTGCCCGCAGCCCAGGCCTCCTCGCTGCGGCTGAGCGCCAGCCTCTCCAGCCTGCCCACGGCGGGCGCAGGCGCCGCCCTGGCGGTGCCCGCCGCGGAACTGGCCACGGCCGGCACGGACGCCGCTCCCTCCAGCACGGCCGCTGCGCCCGCCCCGGCCCAGCGCAGCAACACGCTGCAGAAGGCCCCGCCGCGCAAGCACACCCCCTACCATGCGCTGGCAGCGGCGACCTTCTCGGCAGGCGCCGTCGGCGCAGCCGCCGCCAGCGCGCCCGCTCCGGCCGCCACCGCACCCGTGGCGATACCGACCATCCCCGCCGCCCGGGCACTGGAAACGCTCACGCCTGCCTCGCGGGCTTCCGACGTCCTCAACCGCGGGCGCTTCGTGTACCGCGCGGAGAACAAGCGACTCACGGACGTCCTGCAGGATTTCGCCGCCAGCCAGGGCATCCCCGCCGTGGTGGCGGACGGGCTGGACGGCATCGTCAACGCGAACTTCGACGCGAAGCCCCGGGAGTTCCTCGACAGCGTGGCGCGCGCCTACAACATGCTCTGGTACCACGACGGCTCGGCGCTGTATTTCTACCCGGGCAAGTCCATCCAGAGCCGCATGTTCCGCATCAAGGGATTCAGCCGCGACCAGCTCACGGCCATGCTGCAGTCCCTGGACGTGGGAGACAAGCGCTACCCCATCCGCTTCGACGCCGCCAGCAGCACGATCTATGTGTCCGGCCCGCCCCGGCACGTGGAACTCGTGAGCTCCGCGCTGGAGGCCCTGGATGCCGGTGTCACGGCCAGCGCCGAGCGCACGGTGCGCGTCTTCTCCCTGCAGTTCGCCTCTGCCAGCGACCGCTCGATGGGCGACTCCGTGGTGCCCGGCGTGGCCACCACGCTGCGCAAGCTCTACAGCAAGGATGACGGCGAAGGGCTGGCGTCCTCCAAGGTGACGAGCGCCGAGGTGATCGAAAAGATCCAGCAGCAGACGCGCCGCAAGATGAGCGCCTACGTGCCCGTGCCCGCGGCCAACCAGTTCCTGCCGCCGCTGCCGCGCGCCAACCCTTCCGAGGGCATGCGCCCGCCAGAGCCCGTGTCCCTGCCCACCGCCACCGCAGCGGACAAGGCCGAGGAAGCACCTCCCCGGTTCGAGGCCGACGAGGGCACGAACTCCGTCGTCGTGTACGGCCGGGCCGACCGGATGGACGAATACGAATCGCTGATCCGCCGCCTGGACCAGAAGCCGCAGCTCGTCGAGCTGGAGGCCACGATCATCGAAGTCAACTCCGACAGCGTGGATGCGCTGGGCGTGAACTGGTCGCTGCGCGCCGGCACGAGCAGCATCGCCACCAACCTGCCCGGCCCGAGCACCCCGGCCGCGCTCAGCACCATCGTGCTCGACGCGGGCCGCCACCTGCTGGCCAACGTGAACGCCCTGGAGGCCCAGGGCAAGGCGCGCATCCTGTCCAAGCCGTCCGTGCTGGGCGTCGCCAACCGGGCGGCGGTGATGCGCGAGAAGCGCGTGGCCACCGTGCGCGTCGCCGGGAACCTGGAGGCCAATCTCTTCCAGATCGAGGCCGGCACGCTGCTGCAGATGACGCCACAGGTCACCGCGGTGGAAGGCAAGAACAACATCAAGCTGAGCCTCTACATCGAGGACGGCGCCTTCGAGACCAACGTGGTGGACCAGATCCCCCTGGTCAAGAAGACCGAGATCCGCACCGAGGCCCACGTCCGCGAAGGCGAGAGCCTGCTGATCGGCGGCATCACCGTCGAGTCGGAGAACACGCAGGACAACGCGGTGCCGGGCCTGTCCAAGCTGCCCGTCGTGGGCGGGGTTTTCCGCAACACGGAGCGCCTCACCCGCCGCACCGAGCGCCTGTTCCTGATCACGCCGCGCGTCCTCGCGCAAGACGCACCGACCACCGTTTCCTCGATCTCTCCGGAGGTTCGCAAGCCATGA
- a CDS encoding FliH/SctL family protein encodes MLIWSSPRGAGLHSPAGILRAAEFETATTAVALLEGARTEGDHLLAQARHEAADLLEAAATQAQAMRDQAAADAAALVDQARADARLLAEQAVADASEDAARRWHAEFAALQASHGAAMAGMERRLAAVVAMAVERMVLAEPRQALLQRSILTLRDTLGDARTARLRVHPDDADAARAALSAIGSDPDAPRVQVEADAGLPPGSSIFDADIGRLDTSLQVQLAGLRGALERAVRVAAEEPVTVAYASRLGEDGGHQDDNDEYQDDGQDESRLDREDGDA; translated from the coding sequence ATGCTGATCTGGTCTTCCCCCCGAGGCGCCGGCCTGCATTCGCCGGCCGGCATTCTTCGGGCCGCTGAATTCGAAACCGCCACCACGGCCGTGGCCCTGCTGGAAGGCGCACGCACCGAAGGCGACCACCTCCTCGCACAGGCAAGGCACGAGGCGGCCGACCTGCTGGAGGCCGCGGCCACGCAGGCGCAGGCGATGCGCGACCAGGCCGCGGCGGATGCCGCAGCGCTGGTTGATCAGGCCCGCGCCGATGCGCGGCTCCTCGCGGAGCAGGCCGTGGCCGATGCCTCCGAGGACGCCGCCCGCCGCTGGCATGCGGAATTCGCCGCGCTGCAGGCATCGCACGGTGCCGCCATGGCGGGCATGGAAAGGCGCCTGGCGGCCGTCGTCGCGATGGCGGTGGAACGCATGGTGCTGGCGGAGCCGAGGCAGGCGCTGCTGCAGCGGTCGATCCTGACCTTGCGCGATACCCTGGGCGACGCCCGTACCGCACGCCTGCGCGTCCATCCGGACGATGCGGACGCGGCACGCGCCGCGCTCTCGGCCATCGGCAGCGACCCCGACGCCCCGCGCGTCCAGGTGGAAGCCGATGCCGGCCTCCCGCCCGGCAGCAGCATTTTCGATGCCGATATCGGCCGCCTGGACACCAGCCTGCAGGTGCAGCTGGCCGGCCTGCGCGGCGCGCTGGAGCGCGCCGTCCGCGTGGCCGCCGAGGAGCCGGTCACCGTGGCCTATGCGAGCCGGCTGGGCGAGGACGGCGGCCACCAGGACGACAACGACGAATACCAGGACGATGGCCAGGACGAAAGCCGCCTGGACCGGGAGGATGGCGATGCATGA
- a CDS encoding methyltransferase regulatory domain-containing protein: protein MSLPRTAANELVYTHGYYEILSPGVIAAALESRGQRAPDLQDPLCYFELGMGFGVSLLAHAASFPHMRFFGNDFNPAHVAYARDLARDAGLSNVEVFEDGFEELPDRDLPMMDCIVMHGVYSWVSPALRQAIVRFIERRLKPGGVVYVSYNTLPGWAPLLPLRELFHLHASRVADPESGAAGQLQGALDFIGRLAACEGGYVQAHPAVAERLRHAQVEGPNYALHEYVGPDSHPLYFHQVAAEFEAAGLSFAAPALLAEQVDAACVPEELAALLESTPDPVLRETLRDYGLNRAFRRDLFVRGGQALAPAEQAARMREREWLLAAPRDALPQCAALRLVGQWLGEAVCADLLDALSEGPVRLGDLAARPQLGGLPAQSIHEGLLLLSSSGVVMPALPAALRATARASVQGFNAAVLQRGGADGTRHLVCGASGIATEWTPAALRQIRAAQSHGGDPDAIARAVAESLGRDGVLDAAELAESARRYLAQRAPLLRRLEVV, encoded by the coding sequence ATGTCACTCCCCCGCACCGCGGCGAACGAACTGGTCTATACCCACGGCTATTACGAAATCCTGTCTCCCGGCGTGATTGCCGCCGCGCTGGAATCGCGCGGGCAGCGCGCTCCCGACCTGCAGGATCCGCTGTGCTACTTCGAACTGGGCATGGGCTTCGGGGTCTCGCTGCTCGCCCATGCGGCCAGCTTTCCGCACATGCGTTTTTTCGGCAACGACTTCAATCCCGCCCACGTGGCCTATGCGCGGGACCTGGCCCGCGATGCGGGGCTGTCGAACGTGGAGGTGTTCGAGGACGGCTTCGAGGAATTGCCCGACCGCGACCTGCCGATGATGGACTGCATCGTGATGCACGGCGTGTACTCCTGGGTGTCCCCGGCGCTGCGGCAGGCGATCGTGCGGTTCATCGAGCGCCGCCTCAAGCCCGGCGGCGTGGTCTATGTGAGCTACAACACGCTGCCCGGCTGGGCCCCGCTGCTGCCGCTGCGCGAGCTGTTCCACCTGCATGCCTCGCGCGTGGCCGATCCGGAGTCGGGCGCTGCCGGGCAGTTGCAGGGGGCGCTGGACTTCATCGGCCGGCTCGCGGCCTGCGAGGGCGGCTATGTGCAGGCCCATCCGGCGGTGGCCGAGCGCCTGCGGCATGCGCAGGTGGAAGGGCCGAACTACGCGCTGCACGAATACGTGGGGCCGGATTCGCACCCGCTGTACTTCCACCAGGTGGCCGCGGAATTCGAGGCGGCCGGACTGTCGTTCGCCGCGCCGGCCCTGCTGGCCGAACAGGTGGACGCCGCCTGCGTGCCGGAGGAACTGGCCGCGCTGCTGGAATCGACCCCCGACCCCGTGCTGCGCGAAACGCTGCGCGACTACGGCCTCAACCGCGCCTTCCGCCGGGACCTTTTCGTGCGCGGGGGGCAGGCGCTGGCGCCTGCCGAACAGGCTGCGCGCATGCGGGAGCGGGAGTGGCTGCTGGCCGCGCCGCGCGACGCCCTGCCGCAGTGCGCGGCCCTGCGGCTGGTCGGCCAGTGGCTGGGCGAGGCGGTCTGCGCCGATTTGCTCGATGCGCTGAGCGAAGGGCCGGTGCGCCTGGGCGACCTGGCGGCCAGGCCGCAGCTCGGTGGCCTGCCCGCGCAGTCCATCCATGAAGGGCTGCTGTTGCTGTCCAGCAGCGGCGTGGTGATGCCGGCACTGCCTGCCGCGCTGCGCGCCACGGCCCGTGCGTCGGTGCAGGGCTTCAACGCCGCGGTCCTGCAGCGCGGCGGCGCGGACGGCACGCGCCACCTCGTGTGCGGAGCCTCCGGGATCGCGACCGAATGGACGCCCGCCGCGCTGCGGCAGATCCGTGCCGCGCAGAGCCATGGCGGCGACCCGGACGCCATCGCTCGCGCCGTGGCGGAATCGTTGGGCCGCGACGGCGTGCTGGATGCCGCCGAGCTCGCGGAAAGCGCCCGGCGATACCTCGCGCAGCGTGCTCCGCTGCTGCGCCGGCTGGAGGTGGTGTGA
- the hrpD5 gene encoding HrpD5 family protein, with product MKQLRILTGQHAGARIDLTPTRQHISADDTADIQLLDWTAEPVVIDAGDDGMVHIATASAEAQAPAVLADFTPRRFGDVVLCAGPADATWPADADIIARLAPAAAVVAAPPAAPARVRSMWPRITSAVVGTALMTAALSAAVAPLSQSQAERKALTSVLPPEPLRMRVERALADTSVAGYEVVQQGDGVVVRGLLRQPSDADALRQRLASFQGDRIVQSFASATEVAQSISDALGQPGLRIAHHGNGLFTVTGEVANLTVLKQNAARVATDLAPLVRGIDVAATQRPPASPPAMSALMETDGLQYMQTRDGVKHLSLTSGSRIASADQPASFR from the coding sequence ATGAAGCAACTTCGTATCCTGACCGGCCAGCACGCCGGGGCCCGCATAGATTTGACTCCAACGCGCCAACATATCAGCGCGGACGACACGGCGGACATCCAGCTGCTCGACTGGACCGCCGAACCGGTGGTCATCGACGCTGGAGACGACGGCATGGTCCACATCGCAACGGCATCCGCAGAGGCACAGGCCCCTGCCGTCCTGGCCGACTTCACGCCCCGGCGCTTCGGCGACGTGGTGCTGTGCGCCGGCCCCGCCGACGCCACCTGGCCTGCCGACGCGGACATCATCGCCCGGCTGGCCCCCGCCGCCGCCGTCGTGGCCGCCCCGCCCGCCGCACCAGCCAGGGTGCGGTCGATGTGGCCCCGCATCACTTCGGCCGTGGTCGGCACGGCGCTCATGACGGCAGCGCTCAGCGCCGCCGTCGCCCCCCTGAGCCAGAGCCAGGCGGAACGCAAGGCGCTGACCTCGGTGCTGCCGCCCGAGCCGCTGAGGATGCGCGTGGAGCGCGCCCTGGCGGACACCTCCGTGGCGGGCTACGAAGTGGTCCAGCAGGGAGACGGAGTGGTGGTGCGCGGCCTGCTGCGCCAGCCCTCCGATGCCGACGCGCTGCGCCAGCGCCTGGCCAGCTTCCAGGGCGACCGCATCGTGCAGTCCTTCGCTTCGGCGACGGAAGTCGCGCAGAGCATCTCCGACGCACTGGGCCAGCCCGGACTGCGCATCGCCCACCACGGCAACGGCCTGTTCACGGTCACGGGAGAGGTGGCGAACCTCACGGTCCTGAAGCAGAACGCGGCCCGTGTGGCCACCGACCTGGCACCGCTGGTGCGCGGCATCGACGTGGCCGCGACCCAGCGCCCCCCGGCCAGCCCGCCCGCCATGAGCGCGCTGATGGAAACCGACGGCCTGCAGTACATGCAGACCCGGGACGGGGTGAAGCACCTTTCGCTCACGTCCGGTTCGCGGATCGCTTCGGCCGACCAGCCGGCGTCCTTCCGATAA
- a CDS encoding GNAT family N-acetyltransferase: protein MLKLTDRADLGVFYDADAARYGDQGYTETVTRERFAAFYADCPSIGFEADGQPIGGILFDGEEAHIAVLPSHHGRWALLLKPALAWLFALQPGITVAVERNNSRCLRFLDRHGWQRAGERDGDLLYRLEPQGGTRKTAYPFRRRARGIVSPSTEVAPCTHPS from the coding sequence ATGCTGAAACTGACAGACCGCGCCGATCTCGGCGTGTTCTACGACGCCGACGCCGCACGCTATGGCGACCAGGGCTACACGGAGACCGTGACGCGCGAGCGCTTCGCGGCGTTCTACGCGGACTGCCCGTCGATCGGCTTCGAGGCCGACGGCCAACCCATCGGCGGCATCCTGTTCGACGGCGAGGAGGCACACATCGCCGTGCTGCCCTCGCACCACGGGCGCTGGGCGCTGCTGCTCAAGCCGGCCCTGGCGTGGCTTTTCGCGCTGCAGCCGGGCATCACGGTGGCGGTGGAGCGGAACAACAGCCGCTGCCTGCGCTTTCTCGACCGGCACGGCTGGCAGCGCGCCGGCGAGCGCGACGGCGACCTGCTCTACCGGCTCGAGCCCCAGGGCGGTACGCGCAAGACCGCCTACCCCTTCCGCCGCCGCGCGCGCGGCATCGTTTCTCCATCCACCGAGGTGGCACCATGCACACATCCCAGCTGA
- a CDS encoding lytic transglycosylase domain-containing protein produces MARPASRMRAARRMLAGVFALSAGAAMAAGAYDCRLPGGAALLVVGADIAQRFPSIGSSCNAAAWTPARDVALPGWPDTSAIAAARVIHAPAPRDIYAPTAGAALPGMRWPEGGARRGPGISPRAEALSPIIESAAQRHAIDPHLVRAVIQVESGYAPRARSPKGAMGLMQLMPATAARFGAASEDDILSPAVNVDVGVRYLRFLADRFGGRTDLVLAAYNAGEGAVIRHGYRVPPYRETQDYVRKVLDLYPLAKR; encoded by the coding sequence ATGGCGCGGCCTGCTTCCCGGATGCGGGCCGCCCGCCGCATGCTGGCCGGCGTGTTCGCCCTGTCGGCCGGCGCGGCCATGGCGGCGGGTGCCTACGACTGCCGGCTGCCCGGCGGGGCGGCCCTGCTCGTGGTGGGCGCGGACATCGCGCAGCGCTTTCCTTCCATCGGCAGTTCGTGCAACGCGGCCGCCTGGACGCCCGCGCGCGACGTCGCGCTGCCCGGCTGGCCGGACACCTCGGCGATCGCCGCCGCGCGTGTGATCCACGCGCCGGCGCCCCGCGACATCTACGCACCCACGGCCGGCGCCGCGCTGCCGGGCATGCGCTGGCCGGAAGGCGGCGCGCGGCGCGGGCCCGGGATCAGCCCCCGGGCGGAAGCGCTGTCGCCCATCATCGAATCCGCGGCGCAGCGCCACGCCATCGATCCCCACCTGGTGCGCGCGGTCATCCAGGTCGAGTCCGGCTATGCCCCCCGCGCGCGGTCGCCCAAGGGCGCGATGGGCCTGATGCAACTCATGCCCGCCACGGCCGCACGGTTCGGGGCCGCCTCCGAGGACGACATCCTCAGCCCCGCGGTGAATGTCGATGTGGGCGTGCGCTACCTCCGGTTCCTGGCCGACCGCTTCGGCGGCCGCACCGACCTCGTGCTGGCCGCCTACAACGCGGGCGAGGGCGCCGTCATCCGCCACGGCTACCGCGTGCCGCCCTACCGCGAGACCCAGGACTACGTGCGCAAGGTCCTGGACCTGTATCCACTGGCGAAACGCTAG
- the sctN gene encoding type III secretion system ATPase SctN, whose product MHDVNGTARIARWMEREIAAAPLVRRSGKVAEVIGTLMRVNGLDAKLGELCHVLDERGGLLQAAEVVGFANGQSILSPFGSILGVRGGSPVVGLGEVLSVPVGPRLLGRVIDSLGQPIDGKGPLDCSETRPVFALPPTPMEREMIEHPLPTGVKAIDGLITLGEGQRMGIFAPAGVGKSTLMGMLARGTQCDVSVIALIGERGREVREFVEFILGEEGMARSVVVCATSDRSSSERAKAAHVATAVAEYYRDQGLKVLLMMDSLTRFARAQREIGLAAGEPPARRGFPPSVFAEIPRLLERAGMGARGSITALYTVLYEDESGNDPISEEVRGILDGHMILSRKIAARNQYPAIDVLGSLSRVMSQIVPREHQQAGGRFRQLMAKYEEIEPLVQMGEYKPGNDPLADEAMEKHEEIRAFLNQSTSDLWDFGRSVDTLSDISG is encoded by the coding sequence ATGCATGACGTGAACGGAACCGCGCGGATCGCCCGCTGGATGGAGCGAGAGATCGCCGCCGCCCCGCTGGTGCGCCGCAGCGGCAAGGTGGCGGAGGTGATCGGCACGCTCATGCGCGTGAACGGCCTGGATGCCAAGCTGGGCGAGCTGTGCCATGTGCTGGACGAACGCGGCGGGCTGCTGCAGGCGGCCGAGGTGGTGGGCTTCGCCAACGGGCAGAGCATTCTCTCGCCCTTCGGCTCCATCCTCGGCGTGCGCGGCGGATCGCCCGTGGTGGGCCTGGGCGAGGTGCTCTCGGTGCCCGTCGGCCCCCGGCTGCTGGGCCGCGTGATCGACAGCCTGGGCCAGCCCATCGATGGCAAGGGCCCGCTGGACTGCAGCGAGACGCGGCCCGTGTTCGCACTGCCGCCCACCCCCATGGAGCGCGAGATGATCGAGCACCCCCTGCCCACGGGGGTGAAGGCCATCGACGGCCTCATCACCCTGGGCGAGGGGCAGCGCATGGGCATCTTCGCGCCGGCCGGCGTGGGCAAGAGTACGCTGATGGGCATGCTCGCGCGCGGCACGCAGTGCGACGTCAGCGTAATCGCGCTCATCGGCGAGCGGGGCCGCGAAGTGCGCGAGTTCGTCGAGTTCATCCTCGGCGAGGAAGGGATGGCGCGCTCGGTGGTGGTCTGCGCCACCTCCGACCGCTCCTCCAGCGAGCGGGCCAAGGCGGCGCACGTGGCCACGGCCGTGGCGGAGTACTACCGCGACCAGGGCCTGAAGGTGCTGCTGATGATGGATTCGCTCACCCGCTTCGCGCGAGCCCAGCGGGAGATCGGGCTGGCTGCGGGCGAACCGCCGGCGCGCCGGGGCTTTCCGCCCTCGGTGTTCGCCGAGATCCCGCGGCTGCTGGAGCGCGCCGGCATGGGTGCGCGCGGCTCCATCACCGCGCTCTATACCGTGCTCTACGAGGATGAAAGCGGCAACGACCCGATCTCGGAGGAAGTGCGAGGCATCCTCGACGGGCACATGATCCTCTCGCGCAAGATCGCGGCGCGCAACCAGTACCCGGCCATCGACGTGCTGGGCAGCCTCTCGCGCGTGATGTCGCAGATCGTGCCGCGGGAGCACCAGCAGGCCGGCGGGCGCTTCCGCCAGCTCATGGCCAAGTACGAGGAGATCGAGCCGCTGGTGCAGATGGGCGAATACAAGCCCGGCAACGACCCGCTGGCCGACGAGGCCATGGAAAAGCACGAGGAGATCCGTGCCTTCCTCAACCAGTCCACGTCCGACCTCTGGGACTTCGGGCGTTCCGTCGATACGCTCTCGGACATCTCGGGCTGA